One part of the Flavobacterium johnsoniae UW101 genome encodes these proteins:
- the gcvH gene encoding glycine cleavage system protein GcvH gives MEIPKNLLYTQDHEWVKIENDTAYIGITDFAQHELGDIVYVEIETLGEKLSQHEVFGTVEAVKTVSDLFLPLTGEILELNPKLETNPELVNSDPYDEGWMIKIKIENNTEIDALLKSDTYASLIGL, from the coding sequence ATGGAAATACCTAAAAACCTTTTATACACACAAGACCACGAATGGGTAAAAATCGAAAATGATACAGCCTATATTGGAATTACTGATTTTGCACAGCACGAATTAGGTGATATTGTCTATGTTGAAATAGAAACCCTCGGGGAGAAATTAAGCCAGCATGAGGTATTTGGTACAGTTGAAGCTGTAAAAACGGTATCTGACCTTTTCCTTCCGCTTACAGGGGAAATTCTGGAATTGAATCCTAAATTAGAAACAAATCCCGAATTGGTCAATTCCGATCCTTATGATGAGGGCTGGATGATTAAAATAAAAATTGAAAACAATACAGAAATTGATGCATTACTGAAATCCGATACCTACGCATCCTTAATAGGTTTATGA
- a CDS encoding Crp/Fnr family transcriptional regulator: MKLAMISKFIFNNQYVLNELPQCDKDLLEKVMQSKKYVKNQTIFTEGTLPTGIFYIQTGKVKKYKVDNEGREQIIYIYNSGEFFGYTAILSEQAYGDTAVVIENSVISFIPKDDFFNVLNNSVVFSRLLLKCLSYEFSVMANLMAVLSQRTVRERVALSLLILHDKYKINDDPKDVFITLSRGDLANMVGTVNETLARVLHDFKSENLIWMEGRKIQLMNFQQLTHIANFY; the protein is encoded by the coding sequence TTGAAATTAGCTATGATTTCAAAATTTATCTTCAATAATCAGTATGTTTTAAACGAGTTGCCTCAATGTGACAAGGATCTGCTTGAAAAGGTAATGCAAAGTAAAAAATATGTTAAAAACCAGACAATATTTACTGAGGGGACATTGCCTACAGGTATTTTTTATATTCAAACCGGTAAAGTCAAAAAATACAAGGTTGATAATGAAGGAAGGGAACAAATTATTTATATCTACAATTCAGGAGAGTTTTTTGGTTATACAGCCATACTAAGTGAGCAGGCATATGGAGATACCGCCGTGGTTATTGAAAATTCAGTTATTTCATTTATACCAAAAGACGATTTTTTTAATGTCCTTAATAATTCTGTAGTATTTTCACGATTGCTTTTAAAATGCCTCAGTTATGAGTTTAGTGTGATGGCAAATTTGATGGCCGTTTTATCGCAGCGAACCGTAAGAGAGCGAGTAGCCCTTAGTTTATTGATTCTACATGATAAATATAAAATAAATGATGACCCAAAAGATGTTTTTATTACACTTTCAAGGGGAGATTTAGCCAATATGGTAGGCACTGTAAATGAAACCCTGGCAAGGGTACTACATGATTTTAAAAGTGAAAATCTTATTTGGATGGAGGGACGTAAAATTCAATTAATGAATTTTCAACAACTAACCCATATAGCCAATTTTTATTGA
- the gcvT gene encoding glycine cleavage system aminomethyltransferase GcvT, translating to MKKTALNAIHHDLGGKMTPFAGYEMPVQYAGVNHEHETVRNAVGVFDVSHMGEILIQGKDALALIQKISSNDASKLFPGKIQYSCMPNKTGGIVDDLLIYMMSEKDYLLVVNASNIQKDWDWISTIALDYLDLTITNLSDIISLLAVQGPLAAKSLQKLTSINLNEMKYYTFEIGEFAGIPNAIVSATGYTGAGGFEIYVQNKYAELLWDAIFEAGKEYNIEPIGLAARDTLRLEMGYCLYGNDINDTTSPLEAGLEWITKFTKEFIQSDSLKIQKENGVTRKLVGFEMTGKGIPRHAYEIWDENQQIIGTVTSGTMSPTLKKAVGMGYVTAEKSNIGSEIFINIRNKPVKAIIVQTPFVQI from the coding sequence ATCAAAAAAACAGCCCTTAATGCAATTCATCATGACCTTGGCGGGAAAATGACCCCATTTGCCGGTTATGAAATGCCGGTTCAATATGCAGGTGTAAATCATGAACATGAAACCGTTAGAAATGCTGTAGGTGTTTTTGATGTTTCCCACATGGGGGAGATTCTTATACAGGGAAAAGATGCCCTGGCACTCATTCAGAAAATAAGTTCAAACGATGCCTCAAAGCTTTTTCCTGGAAAAATACAATACAGCTGTATGCCAAATAAAACTGGCGGTATTGTAGATGATCTGCTGATATATATGATGAGTGAAAAGGATTATTTACTGGTGGTAAATGCTTCAAATATCCAAAAAGACTGGGACTGGATAAGTACTATAGCCCTTGATTATTTAGATCTTACCATAACAAACCTTTCCGATATAATTTCCCTACTGGCTGTTCAAGGCCCTTTGGCCGCAAAATCCCTGCAAAAATTGACCAGTATCAATTTGAATGAGATGAAATATTATACGTTTGAAATAGGCGAATTTGCAGGTATTCCAAATGCTATAGTATCTGCCACCGGATATACCGGGGCAGGCGGATTTGAAATATATGTACAGAATAAGTATGCAGAACTATTATGGGATGCCATTTTCGAGGCAGGAAAAGAGTATAACATTGAGCCTATTGGACTCGCTGCCAGGGATACACTGCGATTGGAAATGGGATACTGTTTGTATGGCAATGATATCAATGATACGACTTCGCCATTAGAAGCCGGACTGGAATGGATTACTAAATTCACTAAAGAATTTATTCAAAGTGATTCTCTCAAAATTCAAAAAGAAAATGGAGTAACAAGGAAATTAGTAGGATTTGAAATGACTGGCAAAGGCATTCCCCGTCATGCTTACGAAATTTGGGATGAAAACCAGCAAATTATAGGCACCGTTACCTCGGGTACCATGTCGCCTACTTTAAAAAAGGCTGTAGGAATGGGGTATGTTACTGCTGAAAAATCAAATATTGGCAGTGAGATTTTTATCAATATCAGAAACAAACCAGTTAAGGCAATTATTGTTCAGACTCCTTTTGTTCAAATCTAA
- a CDS encoding SDR family oxidoreductase, protein MKSLNNKVILVTGASRGIGAAVAKNLAGRGAKIIVNYSGSLQAAEETVNAIKNAGGNAIAVQADVSKSNEVKTLFDKAIAHYGKIDVLVNNAGIMITKLIKDTTDEDFTRQFDINVRGTFNTLREAATRLADNGSIINFSTSVNRIMLPTYSTYVATKAAVEQLTRVMAKEVGARGININSISPGPTNTELFTNGKPQEVIDRLASLSAFNRLGEPEDIAQTVAFLASDDAKWITAQNIGVNGGMA, encoded by the coding sequence ATGAAAAGTTTAAACAACAAAGTAATTCTGGTAACAGGAGCTTCCAGAGGAATTGGTGCAGCAGTAGCTAAAAATTTAGCCGGAAGAGGCGCAAAAATTATCGTTAATTATTCTGGCAGCCTGCAAGCTGCAGAAGAAACTGTGAATGCAATTAAAAATGCCGGAGGCAATGCTATTGCTGTTCAGGCAGACGTTAGTAAATCAAACGAAGTAAAAACATTGTTTGATAAGGCTATTGCTCACTACGGTAAAATTGATGTATTGGTAAACAATGCTGGTATTATGATTACCAAATTGATAAAAGATACCACAGATGAAGATTTTACAAGACAATTTGATATCAATGTAAGAGGTACTTTCAATACCCTTAGAGAAGCAGCTACAAGATTGGCTGATAATGGAAGTATTATCAATTTTTCTACTTCTGTAAATAGAATTATGCTGCCTACATACAGCACTTATGTCGCTACAAAAGCAGCAGTTGAACAATTAACCCGGGTAATGGCTAAAGAAGTTGGCGCGAGAGGAATCAACATTAACTCTATCTCTCCGGGTCCAACAAATACAGAGCTTTTTACAAACGGAAAACCTCAGGAAGTTATAGACAGATTAGCTTCACTTTCTGCTTTTAATCGTCTTGGAGAACCGGAAGATATTGCACAGACAGTTGCATTTTTAGCCAGCGACGATGCCAAATGGATTACGGCTCAAAACATTGGAGTTAATGGCGGAATGGCCTAA
- a CDS encoding NAD(P)H-binding protein: MKKAVLFGASGFVGSELLLKLLNNPIYEEVTIVVRKPLNSTHSKLRILIGDFNSMPGLIEKISADTVFIALGAIQNSRQNSDEFYQIDHDYPVIAAKILKENGAKSVFLVTAAGANPNSKFRYIKTKGETERDIIALDFEFTHIFRPTMIVGNRKDKRPFEKIGMKIWKLIHPVFIGRQTDYKEIDAKEIAKAMNNASLNQTEKVKIYNWKEMKFYSNSKEQITLV, from the coding sequence ATGAAAAAAGCGGTATTATTTGGAGCCAGTGGCTTTGTTGGTTCTGAATTGCTTTTAAAATTATTAAACAACCCGATTTACGAAGAAGTAACTATTGTTGTAAGGAAACCATTAAATAGTACTCATTCTAAGTTGAGAATTTTAATAGGTGACTTTAATTCAATGCCTGGTTTAATTGAAAAAATTAGTGCTGATACTGTTTTTATTGCCCTTGGTGCCATTCAGAACAGCAGACAAAACTCAGATGAATTTTATCAAATTGATCATGATTATCCTGTAATAGCAGCAAAAATATTAAAAGAAAATGGAGCAAAATCTGTTTTTCTGGTAACAGCAGCCGGAGCAAATCCAAATTCAAAATTCAGGTACATAAAAACAAAAGGAGAAACTGAAAGAGACATTATTGCATTAGATTTTGAATTCACCCATATTTTCAGACCTACTATGATTGTTGGAAATCGAAAAGATAAACGTCCGTTCGAAAAAATCGGAATGAAAATATGGAAACTTATTCATCCTGTTTTTATTGGCAGACAGACTGATTACAAAGAAATCGACGCAAAAGAAATTGCAAAAGCAATGAATAACGCTTCTTTAAATCAGACAGAAAAAGTTAAGATTTACAATTGGAAAGAGATGAAATTTTACTCTAATTCTAAAGAACAAATTACACTGGTATAA
- a CDS encoding AraC family transcriptional regulator → MSEKDTATRSLYDLYIELGVSVDMLDPKAGFAVVNLNDVGFELPYKSPPFRPNYFSFLFVKKGSGQYTIDNQTFLTEPGSIYFTNPSNYRTFEWNTIDEIYLICFDETFLKENVHQDVFNEFSFLLTETVQPKILNVAFYQQIEQLYLQIHKEYLNNSRYKYRIIGSLFVVLLIKIKEYFWEDYNPIYEGNRSSQIVKDFKRTLEQHYRDLSSGKTQTVFRVQDYANTQNLHPNYLSTVIKSKTGKPIATWIADKTISEAKSLLQNSTISIKEIAFLLGFSEAAHFSNYFKKHTNTSPVLYRKEHISN, encoded by the coding sequence ATGAGTGAAAAAGACACCGCCACAAGGTCATTATATGATTTGTACATCGAATTAGGTGTATCAGTAGATATGCTTGACCCAAAAGCCGGCTTCGCTGTAGTTAATTTAAACGATGTCGGTTTTGAGCTGCCTTATAAATCGCCTCCATTTAGGCCCAACTATTTTTCGTTCCTATTTGTAAAAAAAGGTTCCGGACAATACACAATTGACAACCAAACTTTCCTGACTGAACCTGGATCTATTTATTTTACAAATCCAAGTAATTACAGAACCTTTGAATGGAACACAATTGATGAAATTTATTTAATTTGTTTTGATGAAACTTTCCTGAAAGAAAATGTACATCAGGATGTTTTTAATGAATTTTCGTTTTTATTGACCGAAACGGTACAGCCCAAAATATTGAATGTTGCGTTTTATCAGCAAATTGAACAACTCTATCTTCAAATTCACAAGGAATATTTAAACAATTCCAGATATAAGTACAGAATAATAGGCAGCTTGTTTGTTGTGTTATTAATAAAGATAAAGGAATATTTTTGGGAAGATTATAATCCTATATATGAAGGTAATCGCTCCTCACAGATTGTAAAAGATTTTAAGCGTACATTAGAACAGCATTATCGCGATTTAAGCAGCGGTAAAACTCAGACTGTTTTTAGAGTGCAGGATTATGCCAATACTCAAAATTTGCATCCCAATTATTTAAGCACGGTAATAAAAAGCAAAACAGGAAAACCTATCGCCACATGGATTGCCGATAAAACAATATCAGAAGCCAAATCTTTACTACAAAATTCAACAATCTCGATCAAAGAAATTGCTTTCCTGCTTGGTTTTTCAGAAGCGGCTCATTTTAGCAATTACTTTAAAAAACATACCAATACCTCTCCTGTCCTATACCGGAAGGAACACATCTCCAACTAA
- a CDS encoding SDR family oxidoreductase, translating into MKKLNNKTAVITGSVRGLGKAIAERYAAMGADIVINYSKDKASADAVLSTIKAMGVKAIAVQADVSKVADLERLFAEAKAAFGKIDIVVANAGIEMVEVPVTEFTEEQFDKVFSINTKGTYFTLQQAAKHIEDNGRIIYIASSTTSFPVPGMAVYGGSKTTPRYLVDILSKEIGHRGVTVNSIIPFAVDHSGIFAEADSYPELRKQLLDSCPMRRLAEVEDVANAAEFFASDLSSFVSGQHLLVNGGATN; encoded by the coding sequence ATGAAAAAATTAAACAACAAAACAGCAGTAATTACAGGCTCAGTTAGAGGATTAGGAAAAGCAATTGCAGAAAGATATGCTGCAATGGGTGCAGACATCGTAATTAATTATTCGAAAGACAAAGCTTCGGCAGATGCGGTTTTAAGCACTATTAAAGCAATGGGGGTAAAAGCAATTGCTGTTCAGGCTGATGTGAGCAAAGTGGCCGATTTGGAAAGATTGTTTGCTGAGGCAAAAGCGGCATTTGGAAAAATTGATATTGTAGTGGCCAATGCAGGAATCGAAATGGTAGAAGTTCCTGTTACTGAATTTACAGAAGAACAATTTGATAAAGTATTTTCTATTAATACTAAAGGAACTTATTTTACGCTTCAGCAGGCTGCGAAACACATTGAAGATAACGGTAGAATTATTTACATCGCTTCGAGTACTACTTCTTTCCCCGTTCCCGGAATGGCTGTTTACGGAGGAAGCAAAACTACGCCAAGATATTTAGTCGATATTTTATCTAAAGAAATAGGACATCGAGGTGTAACAGTGAACTCAATTATCCCATTTGCTGTAGATCACTCAGGAATATTTGCAGAGGCAGACAGCTATCCGGAACTAAGAAAACAATTGTTAGACAGCTGCCCGATGAGACGATTGGCAGAAGTGGAAGACGTAGCAAATGCGGCTGAATTTTTCGCAAGTGATTTATCTTCTTTTGTAAGCGGACAACACTTATTGGTAAATGGCGGAGCTACAAACTAA
- a CDS encoding YoaK family protein, which yields MFKHLGKKRNLKHNLKIASLLSFVAGMVNVAGFFSVQTLTTNVTGHFAFFVDEIFKLDFFTAFIYFGYIFFFFLGSFSSSFLMELVVRRRENIVHLIPASIEIGILFFIATFGDDLIATFPNLISFTLLYAMGLQNSFVTRISNSIVRTTHLTGLFTDLGIELSQLFFYWEQNKKAELFSSIKLRITIISFFFIGGIIGGVFYSRIGLQVLFLGGFVLLGGLIYDNIKLNLILLKRKFKNRK from the coding sequence ATGTTCAAACATCTGGGAAAAAAAAGAAACTTAAAACATAATCTAAAAATTGCTTCTCTACTTTCGTTTGTTGCAGGAATGGTTAATGTTGCAGGTTTTTTTTCAGTTCAAACCCTCACAACAAATGTCACCGGACATTTTGCGTTTTTTGTAGATGAAATTTTTAAACTTGATTTCTTCACAGCATTTATCTACTTCGGTTATATATTTTTCTTTTTCTTGGGGTCTTTCTCATCAAGCTTTCTGATGGAATTAGTAGTCCGCAGAAGAGAAAATATTGTACATCTCATTCCAGCTTCTATTGAGATTGGAATTTTATTTTTTATTGCCACCTTTGGAGATGATCTAATTGCCACCTTTCCCAATCTAATTTCTTTTACATTGCTTTATGCAATGGGATTGCAAAATTCATTTGTTACTAGGATCTCAAATTCTATTGTCCGGACTACCCACTTAACGGGCTTGTTTACCGATTTAGGTATTGAGCTATCTCAACTTTTCTTTTACTGGGAACAAAATAAGAAAGCCGAACTTTTTTCTTCAATTAAGTTGCGGATTACAATTATCAGCTTTTTTTTTATTGGGGGCATCATAGGAGGTGTTTTTTATTCAAGAATAGGACTGCAGGTTTTATTTCTTGGTGGTTTTGTATTACTAGGGGGGCTAATTTATGATAATATAAAACTAAACTTAATTTTATTGAAACGGAAATTTAAAAATAGAAAGTAG
- a CDS encoding DUF1097 domain-containing protein yields MKTFQTAIIFGLFGAAAVSISFAAQWPTWVMFIAWVSYYIFGKNIKNSAFAFIQIILGILMGAMIQLTGIFLGSYLGAIGLPVSIFIFIGSLAYISKIKSLSTIPAWFLGLIVFFGIHPKLEPLSLLELGVPLIFGFIFAFLNDTAVHKIQSAPGH; encoded by the coding sequence ATGAAAACTTTTCAAACCGCCATCATTTTTGGCCTTTTTGGAGCAGCTGCTGTTTCCATATCGTTCGCGGCCCAATGGCCAACCTGGGTTATGTTTATTGCCTGGGTGAGTTATTACATTTTTGGAAAAAATATTAAAAACTCAGCATTTGCTTTTATCCAAATTATTTTAGGGATTTTAATGGGCGCCATGATCCAATTAACCGGAATATTTTTGGGCAGTTATCTCGGGGCAATTGGCCTGCCTGTATCCATATTTATTTTTATTGGTTCATTGGCTTACATTTCAAAAATAAAAAGCTTAAGTACTATCCCTGCTTGGTTTCTAGGACTTATCGTATTCTTTGGTATTCATCCAAAACTTGAGCCTCTTTCACTTTTAGAACTGGGAGTACCGCTTATTTTCGGATTCATTTTTGCCTTTTTAAACGATACTGCAGTGCATAAAATTCAATCTGCTCCTGGACATTAG